The Hordeum vulgare subsp. vulgare chromosome 4H, MorexV3_pseudomolecules_assembly, whole genome shotgun sequence genomic interval GCACAGACAAATAGCAAGGTGATGAGATACCATTTAACAAACAAACCGTTTCTAAGTATTTCTACTTGGCAACACATTTAGCTTAATATTATATGAATCGAACAGAAGGACTAAGAAGACAATTCCAAAACAATGGCGCACATTTGCAAGGCTTGAAACTCTgtgagaaacaagattttcctaaTTTAATGCCATTTAGACAATGCAATTCAAACAACACTGCAAATCATTTCACAAGCGATAGAAGATCCAAATAAAAGGTTaccacctactccctccgttcttaaatataagtctttttagagattacaTTAGAAGACtatatacaaagcaaaatgaatgaatctacactctaaagtatgtctatatacatctgtatgtagtcttctagtgaaacctcAAAAAGActcatatttaggaatggagggagtacttcatACATGCTATAAACAAGTGCAGTTCATAACAATGGCATGAACAAGAAAATTACCTTGACTTCTGATTTTCTCACAGTTTTAATCATGAATCGGTCGTCTTGGGTGAGGTAAAAGAAACTTCCGCTCTTCCCAGGCGAAGACAGCTCCCTCAGGGCATCATTTCCGCAGATAGCAAGCATGTAATCCGCCGGATCAACAGCAAACAACTTCCTCAAATGTCTGCATAATCCAGCATCCCAGTCAATGATACAGTAACTAACCAAAGCAATCCAGAGAGCATTCATTACAAGGAATGGCAAGCAAGGAAGCACCTGAACACCATGGGGCAGTAGTCCTTCCACCGGAAATCTGGAGAGGAATGTGGTGGCGTGACTTTTGACCCCTCAGGAGGGAACCGTGTCCAGAACTTCTCCCTAGGATCAAAATCTGCCAGGGCAAGCTCCCGCACTGGCACCGCCGCAGATTTCCCCACCGAATGCCTGAAGATGCCCACATTAAACATCCACAGATCCAGAAATTCGATAAAACACAGGCCACATTGCCAGCATTTTAGCACGGCAAGAACTAAATAACCAGGAATCACCTGATGCCCAATTGCAGCTGCAGCATGAGCTCGTAGTTCTTATGCCCCTTAGAGATGGTCTGCCCAGGTCGCTTCCCCTCAGGCGTGGTAGCGGCTGAAGACGACCAGCACGGGCCTCCGTTGGCCCCTCGCCGGGTGCTGCGCTGCGTCCGCATGTATGTTGGGCCACCTCCAGCGGGCGCGGCCTCCCGGTAGAGCATGGAGGCCTCGAGCGCATCCACAATGTCGCAGGTGATGTCCCCTGCCTCGCCCTCCGATTCCCAGATGCAGATCCGCGGCACGGCCGCCGCCTTCTCCCCAATCCCCTCCACGGACGACCTCTTCCGCGCCGTACCCCCTACGCCAACTGGCGGGAAGAAGGTGCCGCTGATGGCCGGCAGGTCGACACAGCTCCGCGGCCAGGAGCCGACGTAGCGGCTCCCGTCGGGCCAGGTGAAGACGCCCGTGCCCCTGGGCACGCCGTTCTCCCACACGCCGTCGTAGCGGCTCCCGTTGGCCCAGATCAGCACGCCGCGGCCGGAGATGACCCCGCCGCGCCACTCCCCGACGTACTGGTTCCCGGCGGCCCAGACGTAGCGGCCGTGGCCGTCCTGCATGTTGCGGCGCCACTGGCCCTCGTAGTAGTCCCCGTTGGCGTAGCTCTTGGCGCCGGCGCCGTGGCGCCTGTCGGCCGCCCAGGCGCCGCGGTAGGTGGCGCCGTCGGGCCCGACGAAGACGCCCTGCCCCTCGATCCGGCCCCCGCGGAACTCGCCCTCGAAGGTGGCGCCCGAGGGCCAGGAGAAGCGGCCCTTCCCGGACGCCTTGCCGCGGCGCCACTCCCCCTCGTACATGCACCCGTCCGCCCACACGTACTTGCCCTTGCCGTGCGGCGCGCCGCCCGCGAACCCGCCGCTGTACACGTCCCCATTCGGCAGCGCCTTCTCCACGAATGATTCACCCCCATCCCCCTCGCCCCCGCCACCCGCGGAGGCGAGGATCATCGCCGGCGCCACCCGCCTCATCTGCCCCGCTCACGCCGCCGGCATTGCAGATCGGGAAGGCTAGGGTTTGCGATTCGGGGCCtcgtccgcctccgcctccctaaagccccctccctctctcccttgcCTTTTCGCGTCTGGTTTTTTTCTGGGCGCTGTCGCTGGCGAGCTCCTCGGGCGTTTGATTTGGGCTAGCgaaggcggtggtggtggtggtggcactggcctagtggtggtggtggtggtggtagtagtactgTGCGAGCGTGGAAGGGGATGGATAGAAGAGGAGTGGGCGCTTTTACCGTACTGCCCCCGCGGTTGGGGCCGCAACGGGAAGGCGCTGGGTGGAGTTTACGGAACTGCCCCTACCTGGGCTGCGAACGGGTGGGTCCCTGGGGGTGGCACGAGCCGGCCGCCCGTGGTCCCGCCGGCCCTTCGTCGTCGTCGACCTCTTCTGGGTCTGGGTCTGGGTCGGTGGTGGGTGGGGTGGAGCGCGCGCGGCCGTGCTCGCGCTGCGGATGACGAGGGCCGGTGCGGTGACGGGTCGGGTCCTAGCCCCGGGTCTGGGGTGAGCGTTGGGGGTGGCGGGTCGCTGACGTGTGGGGTCGGTCTGCTGACGCGTTCTCGTGGGTATTTCGCGAGCATTCGCTGCTGActtctttgggggggggggggggggggcatcgtTTGCTGTTGCGGCTGGTGCTGGCCGGTCGGGGCGACGACGAAGGGCACGTTTCGTTCGAGGCTGATTTTGATTTGAGTTTTTTTACCGCGGCTACGTTCGGGCGACGTGCTCTTTGTCACTGCCGTGTCGGTAAAAATTGATTATGTTTGGAAGCATACATTGTTTATGCGTGCTTCCTTTTTGTTTTGGAAGTGGCTTCCACACTGTGTTTCTTGGGGACACAGTTTTCACACGAAAATAACTCCATTGTACTACTcctttcgttcctaaatataatttttttaaaatattttactaggagtctacatacgaagcaaaatgagtgaatctacactctaaagtatgtctatatacatcgtaTGTAGTGCATTAGTGAAATCTTTTTAAAGacctatatttagaaacagaaggAGTATTAGTATAGTATATGGCGTAAAGTTGATGTTGTTAGTTCTCTTCTTCTATGAGCCACATTGTGTTTGAAGGAATACATGGTTTATGTGTTTTTTAATTAAAACATAGCCAACGAGACATGACGTGTTCTTTTTTTTAACAGAAACCTGGCTTTATTAAAATACAGATGCAGCTTGAACTAGTGGCTTATTCGCAAAAAAAATGATCTGGTGGCTATGTGTATTCCCTTTTGCTCAAAAATACTCCCCCTGTTCTAAAATAACTGTTTTAATTTTGTATAAATTCTAGTACAAAGTTGCActaaaatatttattttgaaaCGGGGAAAGTAAGTGACTATCAACCAAAACAACGTCACTTATTTTCGATGGAAGAAATTACGtgacacaaagttgataatattaCTTTCTTCTTCTTACTCGTGGTTGCGTTTTCTATCATGAAAATTATATAGTAATCGTGTAACTATGGGGTGTTTAGAAGGAGGTTGTTGTTTGGTCTATGGGTGTatcttcattatatatgcaaaaaaaaagtggaaaaaatatttttgaaataaacttTTCATCGTACTTGTCAAAAAAAATCCATAGAAAAGAAAAACCCCTTGACTTCTTTTCAAAAAAGACAATTTTTTGGTCAAAATTGAGTGAATAGTGATCCCATAATAGCAAAttaattttgtcttttttgcccTGAAGTCAACTGTGGGTTTTTTGTCAAAAATTATATATTAGTGCAAAAGAAAGTCAAgtttatttttaaaaaaacttCTGAATTATTTTGTAATTATTAAGTATTTTTCCTACATATGGTGTAGGTACAAGTAGAAACCAATAGGTATTCCCCGTGCTTAGAACCCGTAGTTTTgcaataacaacaaaaaacaaagaaaagaatTATGAGCTCAGATTTGTTACAAAGCAATCTTATGATCAATCTGTCCATCCAAATTTCAAGGAGTTTTTGGAAAAGCAAATCAAGGGAAAAGGCATACTTAGCCATGCATTCCTTTGTAAAGTTCATTCCAGTCCCAAGTTTCTCACATGGGGATGGATGTTACCTTCTTGTCTTTGGTTTCTGCATCGTTATCCCTTGATACTGGAACCCAGTCTGTTTTTTGGATTGAAAAAAGACTTATCATAATACACAATTTGATTTGGCATATAACGAGTATGAAAAAACAAACACGTGCCTTACAAAAAAGATCCTAAACAAACACACATGGAACCCAAGTACGTGTTGTTGTCACAAGATGTTTTAGTGCATTCAATTATGGAAAGCGCTAGGAATCAGACTACTGATTCTTTGCTTCCATCAGACTACCCCTCCACCATTGGATTTAATTATTGTGGAGCGTGCGAGATGCAAAACATGTCCTGATAGGTTGTTTGCATGTTTGGATGCCCACTAATTACAGTTTGTTTCCTGACAACCGCTCCATAAATCAGGCGAGCTTTAACTGTCACGAGCAATTCCCGTTGATCAATTATGTGTGCCTCCTTCATTATTTGGTTTATGTGCCCAAAAGCATTTCATATTGTAAGAATTTATGCGCCCAGAAGTACCAATGAAGCACTTGTGCAATGGACAAGGTTACGTAGCATACATTGTGATACATGGACatatttttttctaaaattgGAAGCATATCAAATatattttctttctcttggctAGAGAATTTTCTTCCATGTTCGGGGTCAAAGAACCTATGGCTGTTGGAAGCACGATTAGTACATTGTAGAAACTTGATTCGGTTGTGTATGAAGCATATTGATTTTCTTGAAACTTTCATCTTTTGGTAACATAAGCATCATTCTAATGAGTAGGAAGCAAAATAGAGCAACGCTGGATACAACATTAACAAACATCTGGAATAGATTACATCTGGGAAGCACCAATTACATATGTTTTGATCATAACGAAAATATGCTTCTAAAGAGAGAAATTTTGTTTCAGACAACAATTACATATATTTCTGTAAGCAAATTAAGATTCAAGTAGGTTCCCATCTAACAtagatgttggggaacatcgcatgggaaacaaaaaatttcctacgcgcacgaagacctatcatggtgatgtccatctacgagaggggatgagtgatctacgtacccttgtagatcgtacagcagaagcgttagagaacgcggttgatgtagtggaacgtcctcacgtccctcgatccgccccgcgaacaatcccgcgatcagtcccacgatctagtaccgaacggacggcacctccgcgttcagcacacgtacagctcgacgatgatctcggccttcttgatccagcaagagagacggagaggtagaagagttctccggcagcgtgatggcgctccggaggttggtgatgatcttgtctcagcagggctccgcccgagctccgcagaaacgcgatctagaggaaaaactatggaggtatgtggtcgggcagccgtgagaaagtcgtctcaaatctgccctaaaagccccatatatataggaggagggaggggaaccttgccttggggtccaagggactcccaaggggtcggccgagccaaaggggggaggactccccccaaaccgagttggacttggtttggtgggaggagtccccctcccttcccacttcctccctcttttttttcttttcctttgatttccttctcttggcgcataggcccctttggggctgtcccaccagcccactaaggtctggtgtgtctccccaaagcctatgggcttccccggggtgggttgccccccccccccccggtgaactcccggaacccattcgtcattcccggtatattcccggtaactccgaaaaccttccggtaatcaaatgaggtcatcctatatatcaatcttcgtttccggaccattccggaaaccctcgtgacgtccatgatctcatccgggactccgaacaacattcggtaaccaaccatataactcaaatacgcataaaacaacgtcgaaccttaagtgtgcagaccctgcgggttcgagaactatgtagacatgacccgagagactcctcggtcaatatccaatagcgggacctggatgcccatattggatcctatatattctacgaagatctcatcgtttgaacctcagtgccaaggattcgtataatcccgtatgtcattccctttgtccttcggtatgttacttgcccgagattcgatcgtcagtatccgcatacctatttcaatctcgtttaccggcaagtctctttactcgttccgtaatacaagatcccgcaacttacactaagttacattgcttgcaaggcttgtgtgtgatgttgtattaccgagtgggccccgagatacctctccgtcacacggagtgacaaatcccagtcttgatccatactaactcaactaacaccttcggagatacctgtagagcatctttatagtcacccagttacgttgcgacgtttgatacacacaaagtattcctccggtgtcagtgagttatatgatctcatggtcataggaataaatacttgacacgcagaaaacggtagcaacaaaatgacacgatcaacatgctacgtctattagtttgggtctagtccatcacgtgattctcccaatgacgtgatccagttatcaagcaacaacaccttgttcataatcagaagacactgactatcatcgatcaactggctagccaactagaggcatgctagggatggtgttttgtctatgtatccacacatgtaaatgagtcttcattcaatacaattatagcatggataataaactattatcttgatacatgaattataataataattatacatttattattgcctctagggcataattccaacagtctcccacttgcactagagtcaataatctagccctcacatcaccatgtgaattacattgtaataaatctaacacccatacagttctggtgtcgatcatgttttggccgtggaagaggtttagtcagcgggtctgctacattcagatccgtgtgcactttgcatatatttacgtcctcctcctcgacgtagtcgcggatgaggttgaagcgtcgtttgatgtgtctggtcttcttgtgaaaccttggttcctttgctaaggcaatggcaccagtgttgtcacagaacaaggttattggatccagtgcacttggcaccactccaagatccgtcatgaactgcttcatccagacaccctccttagccgcctccgaggcagccatgtactctgcttcacatgtagaatctgctacgacgctttgcttggaactgcaccagcttactgcacccccattaagaataaatacgtatccggtttgcgacttagagtcgtccggatctgtgtcaaagcttgcatcaacgtaaccttttacggcgagctcttcgtcacctccatacacgagaaacatctccttagtccttttcaggtacttcaggatattcttggccgctgtcgagtgatccactcctggattactctggaacctgcctgccatacttatggccaggctaacatccggtctagtgcacagcattgcatacatgatagaacctatggctgaagcataggggacggagcgcatatgctctctatcttcatcagttgctgggcactgagtcttactcaatctcgtaccttgtaacactggcaagaaccctttcttggattgttccattttgaacctcttcaaaactttatcaaggtatgtgctttgtgaaagtcctatcaggcgttttgatctatccatatagatcttaatgcctagaatgtaagcaccttctcctaggtccttcatagagaaacttttattcaagtaaccttttatgctctccaaaagctctacgttgtttccaatcagtaatatgtcatccacatataatattagaaacgccacagagctcccactcactttcttgtaaatacaagattctccaaccacttgtataaacccaaatgctttgatcacctcatcaaagcgtttgttccaactccgagatgcttgcaccagtccataaatggatcgctggagcttgcacaccttgtcagcatttttaggatcgacaaaaccttcgggttgcatcatatacaactcttccttaaggaaaccgttaaggaacgccgttttgacatccatgtgccagatttcataatcgaaaaatgcagctattgctaacatgattctgacggacttaagcatcgctacgggtgagaaggtctcatcgtagtcaactcctggaacttgtgaaaaacccttttccacaagtcgagctttataaacggtcacattaccgtcagcgtccgtcttcttcttaaagatccatttgttctgaatagccttgcggccctcaggtagtatctccaaagtccacactttgttctcatacatggatcctatctcggatttcatggcttctagccatttgttggaatctaggcccaccattgcttcttcataatttgcaggttcattgttgtctaacaacatgattgataagacgggattaccgtaccactctggagcagcgcgtgatctcgtcgacctgcgtggttcaacagaaacttgaactggagtttcatgatcatcatcattaacttcctcctcaaccggcgttgcaatgacagaggtttccccttgccctgcgccaccatccagagggatgagaggtttgacaacctcgtcaagttctatcttcctcccactcaattctctcgagagaaactccttctcgagaaaagttccgttcttagcaacaaacactttgcccttggttttgagatagaaggtgtacccaactgtctcttttgggtaacctatgaagacgcatttttccgctttgggttccagcttttcaggctgaagctttttgacataagcatcacatccccaaactttaagaaacgacaactttggtcttttgccataccacagttcgtatggtgtcgtctcaacggattttgatggtgccctatttaaagtgaatgcagctgtttctaatgcataaccccaaaacgataacggcaaatcagtaagagacatcatagattgcaccatctctaacaaagtacgattacgacgttcggacacaccattacgctgtggtgttccaggcggtgttaactgtgaaacaattccacattgtcttaagtgagcaccaaactcgaaacttagatattcacccccacgatcagaccgtaggaacttgatcttcttgttacgatgattttccacttcactctgaaattgcttgaacttttcaaatgtttcagacttgtgcttcatcaagtagacataaccatatctacttaaatcgtcagtgaaggtgagaaaataacgatatccgccgcgtgcctccacgctcattgggccacacacattggtatgtatgatttccaacaagtcacttgcacgctccattgttccggagaacggagtcttagtcatcttgcccatgaggcatggttcgcacgtatcaagtgaatcaaagtcaagtgactccaaaagtccatcagcatggagtttcttcatgcgctttacaccaatatgacctaagcggcagtgccacaaaaatatggcgctatcattgtttactctaactcttttggtctcaatgttatgtatatgcgtatcactatcaagattcaatatgaacaatcctctcacattcggtgcatgaccataaaagatgttactcatagaaatagaacaaccattattctcagacttaaaagagtaaccgtctcgcaataaacaagatccagatataatgttcatgctcaacgcaggcactaaataacaatgatttaagttcatcattaatcccgatggtagctgaagtgacactgtgccgacggcgattgcatcaaccttggaaccgtttcctacgcgcatcgtcacttcgtctttcgccaaccttcgtctattccgcagttcctgtttcgagttgcaaatatgagcaacagaaccggtatcaaatacccaggcactactacgagagccggttaagtacacatcaataacatgtatatcaaatatacctgatttttctttgcccgccttcttatctgccagatacttggggcaattgcgcttccagtgacccatacccttgcaatagaagcactctgtttcaggcttaggtccagccttgggtttcttcggcggattggcaacaggcttgccgctcttcttcgaattgcccttcttgcctttgccgtttctcttgaaactagtggtcttgcttaccatcaacacttgatgctctttacggagttcacactctgcgactttcagcatcgcaaacaactcgctgggagacttgttcatcccttgcatgttgtagttcaacacaaagcctttatagcttggcggcagtgattgaaggattctgtcagtgatagcttattgcgggagttcaatccccagttcagctagacggtttgagtacccagacattttgagcacatgttcactgacagacgagttttcctccattttgcaagcatagaatttatcggaggtctcatacctctcgatccgggtgttcttctgaaagataaacttcaactcctggaacatctcaaatgctccatgacgctcaaagcgacgttgaagtcctggttctaagccatacaagactgcacattgaaccattgagtagtcctccttatgcgctaaccaagcgttcttaacatcctgatcagctgtagcgggtggttcatctcctagcgcagcattaaggacataatccttctttccagcttgtaagattagcttaagattacgagcccagtctacaaagttgcttccatcatctttcaacttagctttctctaggaacgtattaaaattcaggatgacacttgcgtgagccatgatctacaacacaaatatattcaaagtggacttagactatgttcaagataattagagttcaacttaatcaaattatatgctaaactcccactcaaaaagtacatctctctagtcatttgagtggttcatgatccacttacactatcccaagtccgatcatcacgtgagtcgagagtagtttcagtggtaagcatccctatgctaatcatatcaactatatgattcatgatcgacctttcggtctcatgtgttccgaggccatgtctgcacatgctaggctcgtcaagcttaacccgagtgttccgcgtgcgcaactgttttgcacccgttgtatgtgaacgttgagtctatcacacccgatcatcacgtggtgtctcgaagccacgaactgtagcaacggtgca includes:
- the LOC123447374 gene encoding phosphatidylinositol 4-phosphate 5-kinase 1-like: MRRVAPAMILASAGGGGEGDGGESFVEKALPNGDVYSGGFAGGAPHGKGKYVWADGCMYEGEWRRGKASGKGRFSWPSGATFEGEFRGGRIEGQGVFVGPDGATYRGAWAADRRHGAGAKSYANGDYYEGQWRRNMQDGHGRYVWAAGNQYVGEWRGGVISGRGVLIWANGSRYDGVWENGVPRGTGVFTWPDGSRYVGSWPRSCVDLPAISGTFFPPVGVGGTARKRSSVEGIGEKAAAVPRICIWESEGEAGDITCDIVDALEASMLYREAAPAGGGPTYMRTQRSTRRGANGGPCWSSSAATTPEGKRPGQTISKGHKNYELMLQLQLGIRHSVGKSAAVPVRELALADFDPREKFWTRFPPEGSKVTPPHSSPDFRWKDYCPMVFRHLRKLFAVDPADYMLAICGNDALRELSSPGKSGSFFYLTQDDRFMIKTVRKSEVKLLIRMLPSYFQHVSRYDYSLITRFYGVHCVKPINGPKVRFIVMGNLFCSDYQIHRRFDLKGSSYGRTADKFEEEIDETTTLKDLDLNFVFRLRRSWYRDLHEQLQRDCEFLESEGIMDYSFLVGVHFCDDVSASKMGLSTFTASPKLSMKCETFQVGGGGMPELCFSDNDYDRIPDCRKPLIRLGAHMPARAEQASRRSEFDPFLLSGGGFLAPNQTGEVHDVILYFGIIDILQDYDITKRLEHAYKSLQTDPNSISAVDPKLYSKRFQDFIGRIFVEDG